From a single Miltoncostaea oceani genomic region:
- a CDS encoding DUF6636 domain-containing protein, producing MLAAAIAIPLVSAGGAAGATVSFRTPSNNVHCYSDSGPSVQCWVLSATCRGYGGATYAYSWAVRGNGRPSRFCPGDIVRGSRVLRYGQSLTFRGTRCVSRTSGLTCTRTATGRGFFLSRERQRIF from the coding sequence ATGCTGGCGGCGGCTATCGCGATCCCCCTCGTCTCTGCCGGGGGAGCGGCCGGCGCCACGGTCAGCTTCCGCACTCCGAGCAACAACGTCCACTGCTACTCGGACTCCGGCCCGAGCGTTCAGTGCTGGGTCCTCTCAGCGACCTGTCGCGGGTATGGAGGGGCGACCTACGCCTACTCGTGGGCCGTCCGCGGCAACGGCCGTCCGTCTCGCTTCTGCCCGGGCGACATCGTCCGCGGCTCCCGAGTGCTCCGCTACGGGCAGTCGCTCACGTTCCGCGGCACGAGGTGTGTCTCCCGGACGAGCGGACTGACCTGCACCCGGACGGCGACGGGTCGCGGCTTCTTCCTCAGCCGGGAGCGTCAACGCATCTTCTAG
- a CDS encoding recombinase family protein, which translates to MEAEIVRGHERACRDAITAIDPSPVSITVIEGIDTSGGAEGPRARLGGILELLRTGQADAVMAHSATRIAPDAVQSMTFWDDCVAAGAFIASVDFPALMDGQVRSIITSIKEGQAAERGDASTALIRHRRAKGLPPVKGGRAYGVRWDGNRLAPDPEEWSVVLRVFRDFDSGLSISRIARDLSAAGIPRREAGHSQWSASGVSQMLRRTWYIGLVPDGDGYWDSGHDLLAEEDPQLWGRVKDRLEERRVTGQNLDHALSGLLYCGRCEGWSPMSLCYGRNRLRDGSIVQTDRYRCIHHVHDRSFCQGQSLAAPATERHLVAQITAMIDGDELSLARAARADGAAPSAEDVARLTGDAAAEQPFDPETWMTYPPGRRNTFLRLAFPSGVFIDAPPARTRPGVDKRIRLRTPRDVEAAEVRRRSAA; encoded by the coding sequence GTGGAGGCGGAGATCGTCCGCGGTCATGAGCGGGCCTGCCGCGACGCCATCACCGCCATCGACCCTTCCCCTGTCTCCATCACCGTCATCGAAGGGATCGACACGTCGGGCGGGGCCGAGGGGCCACGGGCGCGCCTGGGTGGGATCCTCGAGCTCCTGCGCACAGGCCAGGCCGATGCGGTCATGGCACACAGTGCCACCAGGATCGCGCCGGACGCGGTTCAGTCGATGACCTTCTGGGACGACTGCGTTGCCGCGGGCGCCTTCATCGCCTCCGTCGACTTCCCGGCGCTCATGGACGGCCAGGTCCGCTCGATCATCACGTCCATCAAGGAAGGGCAGGCGGCTGAGCGCGGAGATGCCTCGACGGCGTTGATCCGTCACCGTCGCGCCAAGGGGCTGCCACCCGTGAAGGGAGGACGGGCATACGGGGTGCGCTGGGACGGAAACCGACTCGCGCCGGATCCCGAGGAGTGGTCTGTCGTCCTGAGGGTGTTCCGGGACTTCGACTCCGGGCTCTCGATCAGCCGGATCGCCCGGGACCTGTCCGCTGCCGGGATCCCGCGACGTGAGGCGGGCCACAGCCAATGGAGCGCGTCAGGGGTCTCGCAGATGCTGAGGAGGACCTGGTACATCGGGCTCGTCCCGGACGGCGATGGATACTGGGACTCCGGACACGACCTCCTCGCCGAGGAGGACCCGCAGCTCTGGGGGCGCGTCAAGGACCGCCTGGAGGAGCGCCGCGTCACCGGGCAGAACCTCGACCACGCCCTCTCGGGCTTGCTCTACTGCGGGCGCTGTGAGGGCTGGAGCCCGATGAGCCTCTGCTACGGACGCAACCGACTTCGCGACGGCTCCATCGTCCAGACCGACCGGTACCGCTGCATCCACCACGTCCACGACCGGAGCTTCTGCCAGGGCCAGTCCCTGGCCGCGCCGGCGACGGAGAGGCACCTGGTCGCCCAGATCACGGCGATGATCGACGGTGACGAGCTCTCCCTGGCGCGGGCGGCCAGGGCCGACGGGGCGGCGCCCTCCGCCGAGGACGTCGCGAGGCTGACAGGAGATGCCGCCGCTGAGCAACCGTTCGACCCGGAGACCTGGATGACCTATCCCCCAGGCCGGCGCAACACCTTCCTGCGGCTGGCCTTCCCCTCCGGCGTGTTCATCGACGCGCCGCCGGCGCGCACCAGGCCGGGAGTCGACAAGCGGATCCGGCTCCGCACTCCCCGAGATGTCGAAGCGGCCGAGGTCCGGCGCCGAAGCGCCGCCTAG
- a CDS encoding AAA family ATPase: MTTHRSTLLRIAVSLGALMALPSMALSQDAEPTAPLSLVNVFSNGGSAPDIGYPGMVEAIRLDRVNVVAIDRAREWIVARDEEGKLASAQIPDPQVGSEFAVANGAARTGDDKLPTVYGLDEFLTQNGVVTVTPPSAGDNESGQSSGPTGWTRYLITPLIFAAIGAFFLISIVLIRRFRGGGGGGGRMAGHGKISKTALAAPPEVRFSDVAGCDECVEELSETVSFLSNPVKFTRVGAKMPRGVILQGPPGTGKTLLAKAVAGEAGVPFYAMSGSDFVDTYVGVGSSRVRDLFAKAREHAEGAVIFMDEIDAIGRARAGGGSGNQGDSEREGTLNALLVELDGFGTRDRIIVIAATNRIDILDKALTRPGRFDRHVNVPLPAEKGRLEILGVHAKGMPMEDTADLEKIASYTGGFSGADLAQLVNEAAIMAARDDRDRITLADLEEGMLRSIAGPRRKDRALAEGEIERIAWHEAGHALAAELCVTHPKTQRVSISARGATAGLAMFGSEDSSLFSPQQLHEKMVVAMAGRAAEQLRFSNISSGAANDLEQVNTMARTAIERFGFSELVGQLITGMANGPYSTADTTRQQIDVEVARMAEHAYLDAYALLQAHSGALDALAVALLAGEQLGRAELDELMADLPATALERSPRWRQSAEQPAPVEVVPIAADVPAPRAVSEAESSLSAPAPSRAREGRTASRADLRDAARVLMGSLWSMRPRAGKRARRARLRRRPNRIGA, translated from the coding sequence GTGACCACTCATCGATCGACCCTCCTCCGCATCGCAGTGTCGCTGGGCGCTCTGATGGCCCTGCCCTCGATGGCCCTCTCCCAGGACGCAGAGCCCACCGCCCCGCTGTCCCTGGTGAACGTCTTCTCCAACGGCGGCTCGGCTCCCGACATCGGCTACCCCGGCATGGTCGAGGCGATCCGCCTGGACCGGGTCAACGTCGTTGCGATCGACCGGGCACGCGAGTGGATCGTGGCCCGCGACGAGGAGGGCAAGCTCGCCTCCGCGCAGATCCCGGATCCTCAGGTCGGCTCGGAGTTCGCGGTGGCCAACGGCGCCGCGCGGACCGGCGACGACAAGCTCCCCACCGTCTACGGCCTCGACGAGTTCCTCACCCAGAACGGAGTCGTCACGGTCACTCCGCCGAGCGCCGGCGACAACGAGAGCGGGCAGTCCAGCGGCCCGACCGGCTGGACCCGGTATCTCATCACCCCGTTGATCTTCGCCGCCATCGGCGCCTTCTTCCTGATCAGCATCGTCCTGATCCGTCGCTTCCGTGGCGGCGGCGGCGGTGGCGGTCGGATGGCCGGGCACGGCAAGATCTCCAAGACCGCCCTCGCCGCGCCTCCCGAGGTGCGTTTCAGCGACGTCGCCGGCTGCGACGAGTGCGTCGAGGAGCTGTCCGAGACCGTCAGCTTCCTCAGCAACCCCGTCAAGTTCACCCGGGTCGGCGCCAAGATGCCCCGCGGGGTCATCCTCCAGGGGCCTCCCGGGACCGGCAAGACCCTCCTCGCCAAGGCAGTCGCCGGCGAGGCCGGGGTGCCGTTCTACGCGATGTCGGGGTCCGACTTCGTCGACACCTACGTCGGCGTCGGCTCCTCACGGGTCCGAGACCTCTTCGCCAAGGCCCGCGAGCACGCCGAGGGCGCCGTCATCTTCATGGACGAGATCGACGCCATCGGGCGGGCCCGCGCCGGCGGCGGCTCGGGCAACCAGGGTGACAGCGAGCGGGAGGGAACGCTCAACGCCCTCCTGGTCGAGCTCGACGGCTTCGGCACCCGCGACCGGATCATCGTGATCGCCGCGACCAACCGGATCGACATCCTGGACAAGGCGCTGACGCGGCCGGGGCGGTTCGACCGCCACGTCAACGTGCCACTCCCCGCCGAGAAGGGCCGCCTCGAGATCCTCGGAGTCCACGCCAAGGGTATGCCGATGGAGGACACGGCCGACCTCGAGAAGATCGCCTCGTACACCGGGGGCTTCTCGGGCGCCGACCTGGCCCAGCTCGTCAACGAGGCCGCGATCATGGCCGCGCGCGATGACCGGGACCGGATCACCCTCGCCGACCTCGAGGAGGGGATGCTGCGCTCGATCGCCGGACCGCGACGTAAGGACCGCGCCCTCGCCGAGGGTGAGATCGAGCGGATCGCCTGGCACGAGGCTGGACACGCCCTCGCTGCTGAGCTCTGCGTCACCCACCCGAAGACCCAGCGGGTCTCGATCAGCGCGCGAGGCGCGACCGCCGGCCTCGCCATGTTCGGCTCGGAGGACTCATCGCTGTTCTCCCCCCAGCAGCTCCACGAGAAGATGGTCGTCGCCATGGCCGGACGCGCCGCCGAGCAGTTGCGCTTCTCGAACATCTCGAGCGGCGCCGCCAACGACCTCGAGCAGGTCAACACGATGGCGCGCACGGCGATCGAACGCTTCGGCTTCTCCGAGCTGGTCGGTCAGCTGATCACCGGGATGGCGAATGGCCCCTACAGCACCGCCGATACCACCCGTCAGCAGATCGATGTCGAAGTGGCCCGGATGGCCGAGCACGCATACCTCGACGCCTACGCACTCCTGCAGGCCCACTCGGGTGCGCTCGACGCCCTCGCCGTCGCGCTCCTCGCGGGCGAGCAGCTCGGGCGGGCGGAGCTCGACGAGCTGATGGCTGACCTGCCCGCAACGGCGCTCGAGCGCAGCCCGCGGTGGCGTCAGTCGGCCGAGCAGCCGGCGCCTGTCGAGGTCGTGCCGATCGCCGCGGACGTGCCAGCGCCGCGCGCCGTCTCGGAGGCTGAGAGCAGCCTGTCCGCTCCGGCCCCCTCTCGAGCCCGTGAGGGCCGGACGGCCTCTCGCGCCGACCTCAGAGACGCAGCCCGTGTGCTCATGGGCAGTCTCTGGTCGATGCGCCCTCGCGCCGGCAAGCGCGCGAGACGTGCCCGACTCAGGCGCCGACCGAATCGCATCGGCGCCTGA
- a CDS encoding S8 family serine peptidase, which produces MVFTRQAADLPAYDSQAYQRRAQTLSQQDSGWLDAQGVGPVEDYWVMNSARVRVSAEELERLASSGRVESIVDDRAAVRATALQPAQTAPPTSWALQRIGSLGAPASAPLGQGITVGVIDTGIAPGHPALAGKIAGWRDTVGGNPTPHDVHGHGTAVASFIVGGSSGSWSRLGVAPEARLLVAKGLDDAGAGNAGPLLAAAQWMADPDGNPATADQPVAVNNSWASSVPNQPWLQTMIRAWRSLGIIPVFAAGNEGPAEATISSPADYPESFTVGSVDEDDRVSSFSSRGPVIWAPPGEVPVALSKPEILAPGGLVPGASAKGGVAFWSGTSVSAPLVAGAFAIIAQQTPGATVDQRIAILRSAARIGQDGLPRLTVPLASMTPAPPATPAPPTFIAPGKGFKKFHRTAVVRIPVSLGSFPAYTVYVNGQLRGLPRTSATASVALRPGRHRIELRSVDVAGAEVSQTTRRFVVIDRTKPNGRVISKATGARVVLTLRATDKGGAGIDRASVRWTAKGLTKTQRTGRLRITLSDSSSPRPVKVSFRDRAGNLRVLAGRLVDGRLIIRR; this is translated from the coding sequence GTGGTCTTCACCCGCCAGGCCGCTGACCTACCCGCCTACGACTCCCAGGCCTACCAGCGGCGCGCGCAGACACTCTCCCAGCAGGACAGCGGGTGGCTCGATGCCCAGGGGGTCGGCCCGGTGGAGGACTACTGGGTCATGAACTCAGCCCGGGTCCGGGTCAGCGCGGAGGAGTTGGAGCGGCTCGCGTCCAGCGGACGGGTCGAGAGCATCGTCGATGACCGGGCCGCGGTCCGGGCAACCGCCCTGCAGCCGGCGCAGACCGCCCCGCCCACCTCGTGGGCGCTCCAGAGGATCGGGAGCCTCGGGGCGCCGGCCTCCGCGCCCCTCGGCCAGGGCATCACCGTCGGCGTGATCGACACGGGGATCGCACCTGGGCATCCGGCGCTCGCCGGCAAGATCGCCGGCTGGAGGGACACGGTCGGAGGGAACCCGACACCCCACGACGTGCACGGACACGGGACCGCCGTCGCGTCCTTCATCGTCGGTGGCAGCTCCGGGTCCTGGTCGCGTCTCGGGGTCGCCCCCGAGGCGCGCCTGCTCGTTGCCAAGGGCCTCGACGACGCGGGAGCCGGGAACGCTGGCCCTCTCCTGGCTGCCGCTCAGTGGATGGCCGATCCGGACGGGAACCCGGCGACGGCCGACCAGCCGGTCGCGGTGAACAACTCCTGGGCGAGCTCGGTCCCGAACCAGCCCTGGCTCCAGACGATGATCCGGGCCTGGCGTTCGCTCGGGATCATCCCCGTCTTCGCAGCGGGGAACGAGGGGCCGGCCGAGGCCACCATCAGCAGCCCCGCCGACTACCCGGAGTCGTTCACGGTGGGCTCCGTCGATGAGGACGACCGGGTCTCCTCGTTCTCATCACGTGGCCCGGTCATCTGGGCTCCCCCCGGGGAGGTGCCCGTTGCGCTCTCCAAGCCGGAGATCCTCGCCCCCGGTGGCCTCGTCCCAGGCGCGAGTGCCAAGGGCGGCGTTGCGTTCTGGAGTGGGACCTCCGTGTCTGCTCCGCTCGTCGCCGGCGCTTTTGCGATCATCGCCCAGCAGACGCCCGGGGCCACTGTCGACCAGCGGATCGCCATCCTTCGCTCCGCGGCGAGGATCGGCCAGGACGGCCTGCCGCGTCTCACGGTGCCGCTGGCAAGCATGACCCCGGCACCGCCGGCGACCCCCGCCCCGCCGACCTTCATCGCGCCGGGGAAGGGATTCAAGAAGTTCCACCGCACCGCTGTCGTGCGGATCCCCGTCTCGCTGGGATCCTTCCCCGCCTACACCGTCTACGTGAACGGACAGCTCCGGGGTCTGCCGCGCACGAGCGCGACGGCCTCCGTGGCGCTACGCCCGGGGCGCCATCGGATCGAGCTGAGGTCAGTGGACGTCGCAGGCGCCGAAGTCAGCCAGACCACCCGCCGCTTCGTTGTCATCGATCGGACAAAGCCGAACGGTCGGGTCATCTCGAAGGCGACGGGCGCCCGGGTCGTCCTCACACTGCGCGCCACTGACAAGGGCGGCGCGGGGATCGACCGGGCGTCGGTGCGCTGGACCGCGAAGGGGCTCACGAAGACCCAGCGCACCGGCCGGCTGCGGATCACGCTGAGCGACAGCTCGAGCCCCCGCCCGGTGAAGGTCAGCTTCCGCGACCGGGCCGGCAACTTGCGGGTACTTGCTGGCCGCCTTGTGGACGGCCGCCTGATCATCCGCCGCTAG
- a CDS encoding L,D-transpeptidase family protein, producing MTALGAACLAGMVAPSAADAATPATAPTDSLAWAGRVIAPIDARTAPDPGAKKITRVSPTAPLAGGEAVLSITRSTVGKDGRDWVEVLLPIRPSGRRGWVPADVLSLRKVTTRIEISTGSRTLTLFRSGRRVLTTKVAVGKAGTPTPLGRFAIAELIRLRTPDGALGPVVLPLTAYSPTLNEFAGGDGRVAVHGTSSPGLLGTRASNGCIRVHNNEVLKLARLARPGTPVRIR from the coding sequence ATGACAGCCCTCGGGGCGGCCTGCCTGGCCGGCATGGTCGCTCCCTCAGCGGCAGACGCGGCGACGCCGGCGACGGCACCGACGGACAGCCTCGCGTGGGCCGGCCGAGTGATCGCGCCGATCGACGCGCGGACCGCTCCGGACCCCGGCGCGAAGAAGATCACCCGGGTCTCTCCGACCGCTCCTCTGGCCGGCGGCGAGGCGGTGCTCAGCATCACCCGCTCCACCGTCGGCAAGGACGGCCGCGACTGGGTCGAGGTCCTCCTTCCGATCCGCCCGAGTGGCCGCCGCGGCTGGGTCCCCGCTGACGTGCTCTCCCTGCGCAAGGTGACCACTCGCATCGAGATCTCAACCGGGTCTCGCACCCTCACCCTCTTCCGCTCGGGCCGGCGGGTCCTCACGACGAAGGTCGCGGTCGGTAAGGCCGGCACCCCGACCCCGCTCGGGCGCTTCGCGATCGCGGAGCTCATCAGGCTCCGTACCCCGGACGGCGCACTCGGGCCCGTCGTCCTTCCCCTCACGGCCTACTCACCGACCCTGAACGAGTTCGCCGGGGGCGATGGTCGCGTCGCCGTTCACGGCACGAGCTCGCCCGGCCTGCTCGGGACCCGCGCGTCGAACGGATGCATCCGGGTCCACAACAACGAGGTCCTGAAGCTGGCGCGCCTCGCCCGCCCCGGCACTCCCGTCCGCATTCGCTGA
- a CDS encoding HD domain-containing protein has product MSRERSPEPDCQGDRRALEEMLRSPAAGRLIREARDSQVLIRLLPELAPCLGYRQRTIHHCLTLDEHMFRVLDRAVAQRASMRVRFAALLHDIGKPGAAYLGTDGYYHYGGSPDGAIPSHEVVGAEIAGAVLQRLGVGAREAEEIRTLIRWHMPRERSEAEVFSLLKRLGPLGPDLCLLRRCDAWGKGIDPSPSSLSRLGLLEALTERPLALPAAT; this is encoded by the coding sequence ATGAGTCGCGAACGATCACCGGAACCCGATTGCCAGGGCGATCGCCGCGCCCTTGAGGAGATGCTCAGATCGCCCGCGGCAGGCCGGCTCATCCGGGAGGCCCGTGACTCACAGGTGCTCATCAGGTTGCTGCCGGAGCTCGCCCCTTGCCTGGGCTACCGGCAGCGCACGATCCACCACTGCCTGACACTGGACGAACACATGTTCCGTGTCCTCGACCGGGCCGTCGCCCAGCGCGCTTCGATGCGCGTCCGCTTCGCCGCGCTGCTGCACGACATCGGCAAGCCAGGTGCCGCCTACCTGGGGACTGACGGCTACTACCACTACGGCGGCTCGCCTGACGGTGCGATCCCGAGCCACGAAGTCGTCGGTGCCGAGATCGCCGGCGCGGTCCTCCAGCGCCTCGGGGTGGGAGCGCGAGAGGCCGAGGAGATCCGAACGCTCATCCGCTGGCACATGCCGCGCGAGCGTTCGGAGGCCGAAGTGTTCAGCCTGCTGAAGCGTCTCGGGCCACTCGGCCCTGATCTCTGCCTGCTGCGCCGTTGCGATGCCTGGGGCAAGGGCATCGACCCGTCCCCCTCATCACTGAGTCGTCTCGGACTGCTGGAAGCTCTCACCGAGCGCCCGCTCGCCCTACCGGCCGCGACCTGA
- a CDS encoding helix-turn-helix domain-containing protein — MSDYLEPSKALGTTVWMRRARELGLSREDLAGLLGWSLADGGRSLSGWSPKTIARIERGERGIRSVAELQLLAPVLDLTPGQFEARVSQAASAIREEGSLGLPEAIAAIADPQLREVLWRIADDLTSLALRLSAESASEVPPPTPSSSNGKATR, encoded by the coding sequence TTGTCGGACTATCTGGAGCCATCGAAGGCTCTTGGGACCACGGTCTGGATGAGGCGGGCCCGCGAACTCGGACTGAGTCGGGAGGATCTTGCGGGTCTGCTCGGCTGGTCGCTGGCTGACGGGGGAAGGAGCCTCTCCGGCTGGTCGCCGAAGACGATCGCCCGCATCGAGCGAGGCGAACGCGGCATCCGATCCGTGGCTGAGCTGCAGCTCCTCGCCCCGGTCCTGGATCTGACGCCGGGGCAGTTCGAGGCGCGGGTCTCACAGGCAGCATCTGCGATCCGGGAAGAAGGTTCGCTGGGGCTCCCGGAGGCCATCGCAGCCATTGCCGACCCGCAGCTCCGGGAGGTCCTTTGGCGTATCGCCGATGACCTCACCTCCCTCGCCCTCCGCCTCAGTGCGGAGTCGGCCAGTGAGGTGCCCCCGCCCACCCCCAGCTCATCGAACGGGAAGGCGACTCGATGA
- a CDS encoding cutinase family protein produces the protein MGVALALLILGADRGLGAPAAAGNAPGGKISKPSTQWLADKNDPQACADNAVVLLTVRGSGARYGDVFEDGRDHTLEWLVAARKQAIARGYRVRHLQWIYHANPLPLHIGVAAGEPVSRYLRDAKTVPPAQIRLLGQASRRCPNRPILIGGFSQGNIQLRAAMPKLGVKVVNAIRSVDLIADPTAARNSDSGLRHPKDLGGRLTARGIIHFRVSAKRVAQSPYRNTGGLRQRIYQYCAAGDRVCDHKNAVQTAWFGAALKAKAHFDYRWAAIGRAAANRLPALGQPTPPPAPDPDLVARVSLAYGSQSVNLAGLQLKGAVEGPPYQAAPLFRARFGPPDSCERFNNPGAGRGTVLTWQRHGIRAKFNDLGQAPICGSDAGWVVEVQLFSPTPSGSSPWIVSTERGDFRVGTAADQLPAPLRQTALQPNFVVDYYSDTYWPEQDPCAARPIFADDPERAFMTVRKMNLAPPGPGSWRVILRFSIPEGLAECDG, from the coding sequence ATGGGGGTTGCCCTCGCCCTGCTCATCCTCGGCGCCGATCGCGGCCTTGGAGCGCCGGCGGCGGCGGGAAACGCCCCGGGCGGGAAGATCTCGAAGCCGTCCACCCAGTGGCTGGCCGACAAGAACGATCCCCAAGCGTGCGCGGATAACGCTGTGGTCCTGCTGACCGTCCGAGGATCAGGCGCCCGATACGGCGATGTCTTCGAAGACGGCCGCGACCACACTCTTGAGTGGTTGGTCGCAGCGCGCAAGCAGGCGATCGCGCGCGGCTACCGGGTGCGCCACCTCCAGTGGATCTACCACGCGAATCCGTTGCCCCTCCACATTGGCGTGGCCGCGGGCGAGCCGGTTTCTAGGTACTTGCGAGATGCGAAGACTGTCCCGCCCGCTCAGATCCGGCTGCTCGGCCAGGCCAGCCGCCGATGCCCTAACCGCCCGATCCTGATCGGCGGCTTTTCTCAGGGGAACATCCAGCTGCGCGCGGCCATGCCGAAGCTCGGTGTCAAGGTCGTGAACGCGATCCGCTCCGTGGATCTCATCGCCGATCCGACAGCCGCGCGGAACTCGGACTCGGGCCTGCGCCACCCGAAGGACTTGGGCGGCCGGCTGACCGCTAGGGGCATCATCCACTTCAGGGTGTCGGCGAAGCGCGTGGCCCAGAGCCCCTACCGCAACACCGGCGGGCTCCGGCAGCGGATCTACCAGTACTGCGCTGCCGGCGATCGAGTCTGCGACCACAAGAACGCTGTGCAGACAGCTTGGTTCGGGGCCGCGCTGAAAGCCAAGGCCCACTTCGACTACCGCTGGGCGGCGATCGGCCGGGCCGCAGCGAACCGCCTTCCGGCACTGGGCCAGCCGACGCCTCCTCCGGCTCCTGATCCGGATCTGGTCGCCCGTGTCTCCCTGGCCTACGGGAGCCAGTCCGTGAACCTCGCCGGCCTCCAGCTCAAGGGCGCGGTGGAGGGGCCGCCGTACCAGGCAGCGCCACTCTTCCGGGCGCGGTTCGGCCCGCCTGACTCCTGCGAACGCTTCAATAATCCAGGAGCGGGGCGTGGAACCGTGTTGACCTGGCAGCGCCACGGGATCAGGGCGAAGTTCAACGACTTGGGCCAGGCCCCCATTTGCGGCTCGGACGCCGGTTGGGTCGTAGAGGTTCAGCTCTTCTCGCCCACGCCAAGCGGATCGTCCCCCTGGATCGTGAGCACAGAGCGTGGGGACTTCCGGGTGGGAACAGCCGCGGATCAGCTGCCGGCCCCGCTGCGTCAGACCGCGCTTCAGCCGAACTTCGTCGTCGACTACTACTCCGACACCTACTGGCCTGAGCAGGATCCCTGCGCCGCGAGGCCGATCTTCGCAGATGACCCCGAGCGCGCGTTCATGACCGTCCGGAAGATGAACCTGGCCCCGCCGGGCCCGGGCAGCTGGCGCGTCATCCTCAGGTTCTCGATTCCCGAGGGTCTTGCCGAGTGCGACGGATAG
- a CDS encoding CCA tRNA nucleotidyltransferase, with the protein MNAAIARDPAASHAIRVLQKHGEVHVVGGAVRDLLLGHDSPKDVDLLVRGIEADKVETLLNGNAPGRAMQTGKSFGVIRYRHRDGSEVEVALPRTETSTGAGHRDFEVAYDPALSLEDDLLRRDFTCNAIAWNTITGEITDPYGGARDIEAGVLRCVSPRAFPEDPLRILRALRAHARHGLDPDTATMDLMREHAASLRHLAPGRIGEELISLIGTARPAAGITLARRTQVLEQIIPDYADDERAATANRRLLTTSAVSADPNARLASLFSCTAHPDAGARADAARVLLSDLKLPNRTANGVAHLVRHTGQAPAVTPEAARRLISSLGRDDVDAFIAVRHGMNTDPSEVAELRGVISRGEATSIRELAVVGPDLIAAGIAPGPALGEALRGLLAQVIVDPSVNTKETLISLLPAA; encoded by the coding sequence ATGAACGCCGCGATCGCCCGCGACCCAGCGGCGAGCCACGCGATCAGGGTCCTCCAGAAGCACGGCGAGGTTCACGTGGTCGGCGGCGCCGTCCGCGACCTCCTGCTCGGCCACGACTCCCCCAAGGACGTCGACCTGCTCGTCCGGGGCATCGAGGCCGACAAGGTCGAGACCCTTCTGAACGGGAACGCCCCCGGCCGGGCGATGCAGACCGGCAAGAGCTTCGGCGTCATCCGCTACCGCCACCGCGACGGGTCAGAGGTCGAGGTCGCTCTCCCGCGCACCGAGACCTCCACCGGCGCCGGGCACCGCGACTTCGAAGTGGCCTACGACCCGGCCCTCTCGCTCGAGGACGATCTGCTGCGGCGCGACTTCACCTGCAACGCCATCGCCTGGAACACGATCACCGGAGAGATCACCGACCCTTACGGCGGCGCGCGCGACATCGAGGCCGGCGTCCTTCGCTGCGTCTCCCCCCGCGCGTTCCCCGAGGATCCCCTGCGGATCCTTCGAGCCCTCCGGGCCCACGCCCGCCATGGACTCGACCCGGACACGGCCACCATGGACCTGATGCGCGAGCATGCCGCGAGCCTGCGTCATCTCGCCCCCGGACGGATCGGCGAGGAGCTCATCAGCCTGATCGGGACCGCGCGGCCCGCCGCGGGCATCACCCTCGCGCGTCGCACCCAGGTGCTCGAGCAGATCATCCCCGACTACGCCGACGACGAGCGCGCGGCGACGGCCAACCGCCGCCTCCTGACCACGAGCGCCGTCAGCGCCGACCCGAACGCACGCCTGGCGAGCCTCTTCAGCTGCACCGCCCACCCCGACGCCGGCGCGCGTGCCGACGCGGCGCGCGTCCTGCTCTCGGACCTCAAGCTCCCCAACCGCACCGCCAACGGCGTCGCCCACCTCGTCCGGCACACCGGACAGGCCCCGGCGGTCACACCTGAGGCGGCACGGCGCCTGATCTCGAGCCTCGGCCGTGACGACGTCGACGCCTTCATCGCGGTTCGCCACGGGATGAACACCGACCCCTCCGAGGTCGCCGAGCTCCGGGGCGTCATCTCCCGCGGCGAGGCGACCTCGATCCGGGAGCTGGCCGTCGTCGGCCCGGACCTGATCGCCGCCGGGATCGCTCCGGGGCCGGCGCTCGGTGAGGCTCTGCGAGGCCTCCTCGCTCAGGTCATCGTCGATCCGTCAGTGAACACCAAGGAGACCCTGATCTCCCTCCTCCCCGCTGCTTGA
- a CDS encoding HD domain-containing protein, translated as MARGLSERQGAGAPAVTDLPASERARLAEARAFAIAAHADQRYGDGRPYRHHLDAVEAVLVRFGFGADLELRMSAQLHDVIEDTPITFDEVRETFGPEVARLVDAVTNRQGPNRKTRHALTYPRIRAAGERAVIVKLADRIANLEAGGTLLGMYRKEQDGFRHALKRPGELRAMWARIEELLR; from the coding sequence GTGGCCCGGGGGCTCTCCGAGAGACAGGGGGCTGGCGCTCCGGCTGTCACAGACCTGCCGGCATCCGAGCGCGCACGACTCGCCGAGGCGCGCGCGTTCGCTATCGCGGCGCACGCCGATCAACGCTACGGAGACGGCCGCCCCTACCGGCATCACCTGGACGCGGTCGAGGCTGTGCTCGTGCGGTTCGGCTTCGGCGCCGACCTGGAGCTGAGGATGTCCGCCCAACTCCACGACGTGATCGAGGACACCCCCATCACCTTCGATGAGGTTCGAGAGACGTTCGGGCCGGAGGTCGCCCGGCTCGTCGACGCCGTCACCAACCGCCAGGGCCCGAACCGCAAGACACGCCACGCCCTGACCTACCCCCGCATCCGTGCCGCCGGCGAGCGGGCCGTCATCGTCAAGCTCGCCGACCGGATTGCGAACCTCGAGGCCGGCGGCACCCTCCTCGGCATGTACCGCAAGGAGCAGGACGGCTTTCGCCACGCCCTCAAGAGACCGGGGGAGCTCCGGGCGATGTGGGCCCGGATCGAAGAGCTCCTGCGCTAG